CTGTTTCGGAATCGACCACGACGTCCTTGACGCACCCGCACAGGTCTTCGCTGACCAGGATGTAATCGAAGACGAAGGGATCGCCCGGCCACTGCATCTTGTCGTACACGCCGACGGTCGGCGTACGCGGGGCCGATCCGTGCACGCGTTCCCAGGCATCGTGATAACGAGGCGTTGCTGCATCGATCGGAGCGAGCAGGCGTTTCCTTTCATCGGCATCCGGCAGGCAATTCAGATCGCCGGTCAGAATGGCCGGTCCGCCGCGCGGCGGGTTGAAGAAAGGCGCGTCCGACAGATTGCGCGGCGGATCGCTGCGCGCATGCGAGGCGGCTTCCCTGTGCAGTTCCCGCAGTCGTTCGATCTGGGCAAACCGCTGCTCGACCGAGTAGTACTCAAGGTGTGTCGTCGTGACGCGCACATATCCCGCCGGCGTGTCGAGGGTCGCTTCGACCGCGACGCGCTGCATGCTGAACACGCCGGGCTCGGCCGGCCACGGCAGCAGGTGCCGGAAGATCTGCAGCATCGGATAGCGCGACAGCATCATGTTGCCGAACGCGCGGCGCACCGGATGTCCCGGCACATCGCTGGCGATGCCTACAATGGCGTGGAAACCCGGCAGCCGCTGCGCGAGTTCGTCGAACTGGTTGCGTTCATTGTTGCCCGGCAGTTCCGGATAGCCGCTGGCAACTTCTTGCAGGCAGAAGACATCGATGTCTGCAAACCGTTTTGCATGCGCAACGACACGACCCAGATCGACGCGGCCATCGGCACCGCGTCCCCATTGGATATTCCATGTGAGCAGTTTCATGAATGAGGCAGGGTGCAGGCGTTGAAGTTTGCTCGCGTACCGTGTTTAATGACTGCTGTTTCCATTCACGGGCGTATCCATGAAAGTGCACCACGATGCAAGTCGCGATCACGTCGAAATCGAGTTGAAGCTGCTGTTCGATCCCGCCGACGAAGATGCGTTGTGCAAGCATTCTCTGCTTGAAAAATACGCGATCGAGAAACCGCACCTTCAGGAACTCGAAAGCATTTATTTCGACACGCCCGATTTCCATCTTAGGCGACAAAAAGCATCGCTGCGAGTGCGCAAGACGGGCAGCGGATGGCGGCAGACGCTCAAGGGCGGCGGCAAGGTGGAAGCCGGATTGCATCAGCACAACGAGTGGGAAAGCGACGTGAACGGTCCGGCGCTCGACCTTGCTGTACTGCGGGAAATGGCAGGGCCGGCAAGCGAGTGGGGCAAGCTGCTGGATGCGCCCGCACTGACGGAACGTCTTGCTCCCGTTTTCGCCACCCGCGTCACCAGGGCTGTCTGGAACTTGCGCCTGCCCGAGGGCGACGACATCGAATTCGCCGTGGATCGCGGCACGATCGAATGCGGGACAGTCAGCGAGCCGATCAGTGAAATCGAGCTGGAGCTGAAGTCCGGCGAACCGAGTCGTCTCTTCCGATATGCCTTGCAGCTGCTCGACACGGTTCCGCTGCGCATCGGCAACCTCAATAAAGCCGTGCGCGGTTATGCGCTCCGCGTCCCGCAAGAGCTTCCCATCGTCAAGGCTGCCGCGTTGGCGTTGTCCGGCGACATGAGCATCGAGCACGCCTTCCAGATCATCGCGGCCAATTGCAACGCGCAGATTCAAGGTAACGAGATCGGCGTGCTCCATGGGAACGACCCGGAAAGCGTGCATCAGATGCGCGTCGGCGTGCGACGTTTGCGCTCGGCATTGCGTCTTTTCGGCGGCGTCATCCAGGTACCGGCGCAGATCCGGGAAGAACTCGGCTGGCTGGCGGCAGAGCTGGGTGCGGTGCGCGACTGGGAAGTATTGGCGGATTTCACCCTGACTTCGATAGTGACCGCAAGCGACGAGGCATCCGGGATCGATAGGCTAAAGAGCACCGCAGCCGCCGTCGCGCACGACAAGCGCGAACAGGCAGCGGTCGCCTTGCGGTCGCCGCGCTATACGCGGCTCATGCTGACGCTGTCGCACTGGCTGCTCGGTGCCGGCTGGCGTGACGGCATAGATGCATCGAAGCACAAGGAGCTCGACGCGCCGGTGCAGGCGTTCGCCGGCAATATGTTGAAGCATGATCATCGCCGCTTGCGAAAGCGCGGCAGAAAACTGCGTGGCGCGGACGCAGCGAAACGTCACAGGATGCGCATTGCCGCGAAGAAATTGCGCTATGCGACTGAGTTTTTTCAATCCCTGTACCCGCCCAGGCGCGTAAAACGATATGTCAAGTCGCTCGCCCGCATGCAGGATGAACTTGGTCGCCTGAACGATGCCGCCGTCGCGCAAGGCCTGCTGCCTGAACTGAAGGAACTGCATCCGGAACTGGCGTCGGACATCGAGTTTGCGCGCGGATATCTCGCTTGCGTATCGGACAGCGAAGCGCGCTCGCTTTACGTACGCTGGAAGCGCTTCAAACTGATCAAGGCACCGTATCAGGCGTAGCCGGTGCCGGATGCCGCTGAAGAAAGGCAGCCAGCGACATGCTTGCAATGGAAACCATCACATGAACCTGATCTTGTGGCGTCATGCGGAAGCCGAACCAGGCACGCCCGATCTGGCGCGGAACCTGACTGGAAAGGGCAAGCGGCAAGCGTCGGCAATGGCTGCCTGGCTGACCCCCTTTCTGCCAAAGGGGGCGAGAATCCTGGTCAGCCCGGCGAACCGTACGCGGCAGACGGCCGATGCGCTCGGCCTGTCCTATGAATTGTGCAAGGAAGTGGCGCCTGACGCCGATGCGCAAGGGATTCTGCATGCGTGCGGGTGGCCGGGTGCGGATGAGAGCGACGATACCGTTGTCGTGGTCGGGCATCAGCCGGCGTTGGGCCAGACGGCGGCCTTGCTCATGACGCAATCCGCCGCCGAATGGAGCATGAAAAAGGGCGCGGTCTGGTGGCTGTCGAACCGGGTGAAGGAAGGCGCATTCGAAGTCATCATCAAGGCCGCGATGTCACCGGACCTGCTCCGCGTGAAATGACGCGCCGTCATATTGCTGTAACAGTGATGGTTTAGGGTGGCGGGTTTTTTCGATGCGATGTGTTTGTTGATAATGCAACGTTGCTGACGCCGTGACTGAATCCATCAGGAACATGATGGCGCAAGATATCCCTCTCGATCTGACACATCCAATAACCGAACCTCCTGAAATCGGAGCACACAAATGACCGCACCACTGTTTGCTGCCGTTGATCTGGGATCCAACAGCTTTCGCATGCACATCGGGACGCATGACGGCAGTGCGATCCAGGTGTTGAAAAGCATGCGCGACCCGATACGGCTCGGTGCCGGTCTGGACAGCGACGGCAATCTGACCGAACAGGCCATGAAAACCGCGCTGGAATCACTGGCGCGATTTCAGGAAGTGTTGAGCGCCTATCAGCTGGACGCCGTGCGCGTGGTCGCAACCAACACGTTGCGCATCGCGAAAAACAGCGCCGCATTCCTGCCTGCCGCCGAGAAGGCGATCGGCTATCCGATCGAAGTCCTGTCCGGCGAAGAAGAGGGGCGCCTGATCTATCTGGGCGTCGCAAGCACGCTGCCGGCATCGCACGAGGGCCGGCTTGTCATCGATATCGGCGGCGGCTCCACCGAGTTGATTCTTGGCCGCGGCCGGGCCATCGAGCAGGTGGAATCATTCAGCATCGGCACGGTGCCGCAAACCAGATCCTTCTTCCCTGACGGCAGGATCGACGCCGCGGCATTCGAGGCCGCCATCCTTTCGGCACGTTCCTATTTCGAAGATGGCGGCCCGCCGTTCTATGCAAGCCACTGGAGCAGGGCGTACGGCTCCTCGGGCACCATCCGCGCCATCTCGGAAGTGATCGCGAAGAATGCGATTGGCGACGGCAAGCTGAGCTATGCCAACCTCGAAACGCTCACGCAACGGCTGATTGCATGCGGTCATGTCGACAAGGTGAGCCTTGCGGGCATCAAGCCGGAACGGGTTCCAGTTCTGACCGGCGGCTTGGCGCTGCTGATGGGCCTGATGCAGGAGCTCGGCATCAAGTCCATGACCGCCGTGGAAGCCGGCTTGCGCATGGGCGTGCTGTGGGACTTGCACTTGCGGGCGACGCAGCACGACCGGCGCGAGCTTTCGGTGCGCGACTTCATGCAACGTTTTCATGTGGACATGAATCGCGCGAACCAGGTGGCGCACACTGCCGGCGTCCTGTTCACGCAGCTCAAGCCGACGACGGATGCGTACGGGAAATACGTGTACTGGAGCGGCCTGCTGCACGAGATCGGCCTGGCGGTGTCGCACACCGGCTACCACAAGCATGGCGCGTATGTCGTGCAAAACGCCGACTTGCCCGGCTTCACGGGACGCGACCAGCGCCTCGTGAGCACGCTCATTCTTGCGCAGAAAGGCAATCTGCGAAAAGTGGACGAGGCGCTGTCCGATTCGGACTTCGCCAAGTCGGTGCTGGCGCTGCGTCTTGCCGTCATGTTCATGCATTCGCGCATCCCGGTGGACCTGAGCGAGTTGCAACTCAAGATGAAGAACAAGATTGAAATCGACATCAGGCAAGACTGGATATCCGATCATCCCACCGTCTCCTACTGGATCGGCAAGGAGCGCGGATTCTGGGACGAGGTAGGGGTGAATTTCGCCGTCCGGACAGGTGAATGAAGCAGGTGCGCACGGCGCGCTTGCGTGCCATGCGATTCAGACGTGATTGAGCGCATTCCGCCACGCGATGGGATGTCCGCATTTGCGCATCGTTCGATCCGCCCGCATGACGTCATCCCGGCCGGCGAAGTCGGGGAAGTTGTGCAGCGAAAATAAATGGTTTATATTATTTATACTATTATTTTCGAGCGGAGGTCGTATGGGCAAGAGTAGTGTCAGCAAAAAACACGCTGGTCAAAAGAGTGGAAATGCTGCAGACAAGGCAGAAGTCGCGTCGGAGCAGGCGGCGGCTGGGGATGGCATTGTCGTCATGCCGGTTGCCGCGGACGGCGACGATGAGGCAGCCAATGGCAAGAAATCGGCGAAGGCCAAAAATGACGATGCCCCAACGAGCGACGCCAAAGTCAAGAAAGCGAAACTGGTGCGCGACAGTTTCACCATGCCAGAGGCGGAATACAAACTGCTTGGCGAAGTGAAACGGGACTGCCTGAAAGCGGGCATCGAAGTGAAGAAGAGCGAGCTGCTCAGAGCCGGCGTTGCGCTGATCCGGCAAATGGACATCGAACAGTTGAAGGCGGTACTGGCTGCCTTGCCGGCCCTGAAGGCGGGGCGTCCCAAGAAAGAGAAATGATTCTTCTCAAAGCGGTTTGTGCATGCAAGGAACCGCGGCCTGCCTCGCAGTGATCCCGATTTGCAAGCCAGTGCCGTTACGCAGACGGGCAGGGGGCTGCCCGAAGTCATTGCTCAACCCTGCTCAGAACCGCTTCACTTCATTTTGTTGGACGCTCCAGGAAGGACTGGCAAGGCGAACCGCGCCGTCATCCATTACGCCGACCTTGTCGGAGGCGATTGATCCAATGGACTGCGCCAGATGCTGTTGCGCACCGAAGGCGAGGGTGTTGCTTCGAGACTTGCGCTTGTGGTAGCGGCCTTCCGGGTCCAGCTCCCAGGCATTCACGTTGTCCTTGAGATAGGGACGCAATCCCTCGTCGATCACGCGTTTCTTCAAAGCCTTGTCGTGGATCGGAAACGCGACTTCGATGCGGCGAAACAGGTTGCGGTTCATCCAGTCGGCGCTGGACAGATAGACGTCATGCGCAAGATCGTTGCGGAAATAATAGATGCGCGTGTGTTCGAGAAAGCGGCCGACGATGGAGCGCACCCGAATGTTTTCGGACAGGTTTTTCGCTCCGGGGCGCAGGGCGCAAGCGCCGCGCACGATCAAGTCGATCTTGACGCCGGCTGCCGAGGCCGCATACAAGGCGCGAATCACGGATTCGTCCTGCAGCGCGTTCATTTTGGCGATGATGCGGCCCGGGCGGCCCTGCCGCGCGATGGCCGTTTCCCTGCGGATCGCCTTGATGAATTCCTTGTGCAGGGAGAACGGCGCCAGCCAGAGGTGTTGCAGCCGCTTCGGCTTGGTCAGGCTGGTCAGATGAATGAATATCTCATTGACCTCGGTCGTGATCGGCGTGCTCGCCGTCAGCAGGCCGAAGTCCGTGTAGTGCTTGGTCGTGGTCGGATGATAGTTGCCGGTGCCGAGATGCGCGTAATAGCGCAGGCTGCCTTCCTCACGGCGCAGCACCAGCGCCAGCTTGGCATGCGTCTTCAGGCCGACCACGCCGTAGACCACTTGCGCGCCCACGCTTTCAAGCCGCTCCGCCCAGTTGATGTTCGCTTCCTCGTCAAAGCGCGCCATCAACTCCACAATGACCGTCACTTCCTTGCCCCGACGCGCCGCGATGATCAGCGATTCCATCAGGTCGGAATTCATGCCCGTTCGATAGATGGTTTGCTTGATCGCAACGACATTCGGATCATGCGCTGCGGCCCGGACAAAATTGACGACCGATTGAAACGACTCGAACGGATGGTGCAGCAATACATCCTGTCTCTTGATATGCGCAAAAATGTCGTCGGCCGCAAGCGCCTGCGGTATGCGAGGCGTGAATGCAGGAAAGTGCAGCGGTACCTGTTTCACATGGCCGATCAGCTCCAGCAGGCGCACCATGTTCACCGGGCCGTCCACCGCGTAAAGATGGTGCTTGTCGACCGAAAATTGATCCAGCAAAAAATCGGCAAGATGGGCAGGGCAGTTGCGCGCGACTTCCAGCCGCACGGCAGCGCCGAAATGGCGGCTGTGGAGTTCGCTTTGCAGAGCCTGCCGCAGATTCTTGACTTCTTCTTCGTCCAGCCAAAGATCGCTGTTTCTGGTGACGCGGAACTGTGAATAGGCCACGACTTCCCGGTCCGGGAAAAGGTCGGCGATATGCGCGTGAATCACCGAGGACAGCAGACAGAAAGACGTGGTGTTGTCTGAAATGTCCGCCGGCAACTGGATCACCCGCGGTAAAACGCGCGGCGCTTTCATGATTGCAATGCCGGTACCGCGACCGAAAGCGTCCTTGCCGGACAGTTCGATGATGAAATTCAGGCTCTTGTTGACCACTTGTGGAAACGGATGGGCCGGGTCGAGCCCGATGGGCGTCAGAATCGGTCGCACCTCGCGTTCGAAGTAGTTCTTGACCCATGCGCGCTGCGCCGCGTTGCGCGCTTCATGCCGCAGGAGATGAATGCCGTTCTCGGCCAGACTCGGCAGGATTTCCTGATTCAGCACGGCATACTGGCGCTCCACCATGTCATGGCATTCGGCGCTCATGCGTTCGATTGCCTGCATGTTCGGCGGTGTTCCGTCGATGCGATGCTGCGCCAGCAGACTGGCGATGCGGATTTCGAAAAATTCGTCGAGATTGCTGCTGACGATGCACAGGAAACGCAGCCGCTCCAGCAGCGGAATGGCACGGTCCTCCGCCTGCGCCAGCACGCGGCGGTTGAATGCGAGTTGCGACAACTCGCGATTGAGAAATAGGTCAGCGCGGGATGGATTCGCCCCGGCCTTGTTTCCAGAGTCCACAAGCTTCATCTTTTCGCATGCAACGACGGGCAAAGTTGCAAAGCATAACGATGCTTGATGACACCTTCATGACAGGGGCGCGCCGCGTGACGCTTCCGTCATTCGACCAGTTGGTTCTTGATTGCGTAATGCGTCAACTCCGCATTGTGGCGAAGTTTCATCTTCTGCAGGAGCCGCGAGCGATACATGCTGATTGTCTTCACCGACAGCGACAGCTCGTACGCGATGTCGCCGACCGTCTTGCCGGAGGCGATCATGATGAGCGTTTGGTATTCCCGGTCCGACAGGGTTTCATGCGGCGGCACGTTGCGGTCGTCGCCGAGCTGGTTGGCCAGTTCCTGCGCCAGCGCGGAACTGATGTACTTGCGCCCCGACGCCACTTGGCGGATCGCATCGACGAGCTGATCCGGCGCGCTCTGTTTGTTCAGATAACCGGCGGCACCGGCCTTGAGCGAACGGATCGCGTACTGGTCTTCGCGGTGCATCGACAGCATCAACACGGCTAGCCGTGGGGACTCCTTCTTGATCTGCTTCAACACCTCGATCCCGCTGCGGTCGGGCATCGAGATATCGAGCAGGAGAACATCGCAGTCGCTGTTGCGCACCAGCTTGATCGCATCCGAGCCATTGTCTGCATGGCCCGCAACCACGATATCCCTGGTATCGGCAAGAATCTGCTTCAGCCCTTCACGCACGATGGCATGGTCGTCGGCGATCAGGATTTGAATTTTTTCTTTTGCGTTCATGGCACTGCTTTCAAAATTTCACCGCGGACGCCGCCAGCGGAATCCGCAGCGCCACCACGCTGCCGCCGCCGGGCACATTGCTGACCGTCAGATTGCCGCCGAGCGCATTTGCCCGCTCGACCATGCCGCGAATGCCGAAGGATTTCGGCTTGAGGCGGTCGGTCGTGGCAATGCCCTTGCCGTTGTCGACAATCTCCAGACGCACGTGCCGGTTGGTCCGCACCAGGCGCACAATCACCTTGGTGGCGCCGGCGTGCTTGCCGATGTTGGTCAGGGATTCCTGAAATATGCGGAAGAGGGCGGTGGCCTGGTCCGGATGCAGGTCGATCTCCTTCTTGTTCGACGAAACGACACACGGTATTCCGACGTGCTTTTCGAATTCCCTGGCTTGCCACTCGATGGCGGCCATGATGCCGAAATCGAGAATGCTCGGCCGCAGATCGACCGAAATGCGGTGGATCGCCTCGATCGTGCGATCCACCAGCGCATCCACATAGCCGGCTTTTTCCACGAGCGCGCCTTCCTCCTGCGGCAGGCGCCGCGTCAAGAGCGCCAGCGCCATCTTGATCGCGGTCAGATTGCCGCCAAGGTCGTCATGGATTTCGCGCGCGACGCGCATGCGCTCCTTTTCCTTCGCCGTTTCGACGTGCGCCGACAGCTCCGCCAGTTGCGCGCGGGAGCGTTTGAGTTCTGCTTCTTCCCGCTTGCTGTCGGTGATGTTGGTCATGATGCCTTCCCACCGCACGCCTTCCCACAGCACCGCGCGCGGCGTGGAGCGCAGATTGATCCACTTGATGTCTTTCCACTTCTCGATCCAGATGCGTCCCTCCCAGTTCCATGCCTTCAGGGTATCGGCGGAGGCGATCATGGATTCGAGGTAGGACTGGCGGTCCTCGGGCAGGATCAGATTGAGAAAAAGCGACGAATCGGCGCGCAGCCTTGCCGCCGGAACGCCGAGCAAGGCCTGGCAGCCTTCGCTGAGATAGGGGAAGGAAACGCTGCCGTCGACTTTCAGCATGAACTGGTAGACAAGCCCCGGCATGTTGGACACGATCGCGCGCAAGCGCGCTTCGCTCACATGCAGCGCCTTGGCTGATTCGTGGCGCGCGCTGATGTCGTTGCCGATGGCAATGAAAGCCGGCGTCGTTTTCGACGGACAGTAAAACAGCCGGAACTCGATCGGATAGGTGCTGCCGTCCTTGCGTACGTGGGTGGCGTTCAGGAATGCCTTGGGACAGCGGCCGTCGCGCATTGACTGGAGAATATCCTGCAATGCTTCGGCGTCAGGATTCCGCGCGATGCACAACGGAGTCATCTCCGTCAGTTCGCGTGCGTTGTACTGCAGATTCTTGCGCGCCGCCTGGTTGGCGTGCATGAAGCGCAACGTGTTGCATTCAATGACATATATCTCGCTGAATGAACCCTGCATCACAATGGGTAGCCATTCCGCTTGCATCATGTTGTTCCGTCTTCCTCTTCGTTCTGTATTTCTATTTTTTGCGTACGTTGGCTGATTGGAACAATTCTGCCGTCATGCCAGTGCGATACCTCGCCCGGGAAGAAGCATCGCCGGAGAAAGTAGCCATGGAGAAACTACTGTGGCGACTTTATCACAAGCCTTTTTGGAAAAGAATCGGCGCGCAACAAGTCCGCGAATCTGATCGTGCTTGTTGGATGGAAGAAACAACGTCGAATTGATGTTGCGCCAAAGCGATTTTTGCGTTCATGAAAGAGGGGAAAGATAAACTGGAAATCCCTCTTCCAAAATTTGTTGAGCCCGTGCTATACTTTTGTTCTTCGCGGCTGTAGCTCAGCTGGATAGAGTACTTGGCTACGAACCAAGGGGTCGTGGGTTCGATTCCTGCCAGCCGCACCAGTAAAATCAAGGGGTTAGATCGCAAGGTCTAACCCCTTTCTGGTTTACGGGTCAATCCGTGACACTTTCCGTGACACTTTTGAATCTGTTTGTTATCGCATACTCCGTCGATAAAAATCCCGCCCTATAAATCCTGCGGATTGCGATGACCTTCAGCGCGGCATTCCATGCCTATCCGTCTGTCACTTATCAATCGCGCCCATTTTTTACTTTCTAGTTGGTGCTTAATTCCTCATTAAGGCAACGCTGAACAAGTAAACGAGATTGGCTGTCGAGCGTTATGGATGCATTGACGACCGATCTGACGAACGACGATGAAACTGCGGGCCCTGGTAATGGCGCAAGACCAAGGCTTCGATCAATGCCGCAAGCCGACGCGGCGCGACCAGTTCCTGGAAACAATGGACCGAATCGTGCCGTGGACGGCGCTGTGCGCAGTGGTCGAGCCGCATTATCCGAATGCGGGCAACGGGCCGGCCGCCAATCGGTCTGGAACGCATGCTGCGCATTCACTTTCTGCTGCACTGGTTCAACTTGGCCGGATCCTGCAAGACAGCGGCATGACGCTCAAGACGGGAACGATCGTCGATGCGACGATCATCGCTGCGCCGAGTTCGACGAAGAATGCCGACAAGGAGCGCGATCCGGAGATGCATCAGACCAGGAAAGGCCAGCAGTGGTACTTCGGTATGAAGCTGCATATCGGGGTGGATAGTCAAAGCGGCCTGGCACACAGTGCGGTGGTGACGGCGGCGAACGTGCACGACAAGCACCCGCTGCGCAGTTGCTGCATGGACGGGAGAAGCGTGTGTATGGCGACAATGCCTATGCGCGCCAGAAGGTGCTGATCCAGAGCCGTGCGCCGCAGGCGAGGGACTTCACCAACGAGCGGGCAAGGAAGCGCAAGGATGG
The Noviherbaspirillum cavernae DNA segment above includes these coding regions:
- a CDS encoding PAS domain-containing sensor histidine kinase, with translation MMQAEWLPIVMQGSFSEIYVIECNTLRFMHANQAARKNLQYNARELTEMTPLCIARNPDAEALQDILQSMRDGRCPKAFLNATHVRKDGSTYPIEFRLFYCPSKTTPAFIAIGNDISARHESAKALHVSEARLRAIVSNMPGLVYQFMLKVDGSVSFPYLSEGCQALLGVPAARLRADSSLFLNLILPEDRQSYLESMIASADTLKAWNWEGRIWIEKWKDIKWINLRSTPRAVLWEGVRWEGIMTNITDSKREEAELKRSRAQLAELSAHVETAKEKERMRVAREIHDDLGGNLTAIKMALALLTRRLPQEEGALVEKAGYVDALVDRTIEAIHRISVDLRPSILDFGIMAAIEWQAREFEKHVGIPCVVSSNKKEIDLHPDQATALFRIFQESLTNIGKHAGATKVIVRLVRTNRHVRLEIVDNGKGIATTDRLKPKSFGIRGMVERANALGGNLTVSNVPGGGSVVALRIPLAASAVKF
- a CDS encoding response regulator — protein: MNAKEKIQILIADDHAIVREGLKQILADTRDIVVAGHADNGSDAIKLVRNSDCDVLLLDISMPDRSGIEVLKQIKKESPRLAVLMLSMHREDQYAIRSLKAGAAGYLNKQSAPDQLVDAIRQVASGRKYISSALAQELANQLGDDRNVPPHETLSDREYQTLIMIASGKTVGDIAYELSLSVKTISMYRSRLLQKMKLRHNAELTHYAIKNQLVE
- a CDS encoding SixA phosphatase family protein, translated to MNLILWRHAEAEPGTPDLARNLTGKGKRQASAMAAWLTPFLPKGARILVSPANRTRQTADALGLSYELCKEVAPDADAQGILHACGWPGADESDDTVVVVGHQPALGQTAALLMTQSAAEWSMKKGAVWWLSNRVKEGAFEVIIKAAMSPDLLRVK
- a CDS encoding endonuclease/exonuclease/phosphatase family protein, which codes for MKLLTWNIQWGRGADGRVDLGRVVAHAKRFADIDVFCLQEVASGYPELPGNNERNQFDELAQRLPGFHAIVGIASDVPGHPVRRAFGNMMLSRYPMLQIFRHLLPWPAEPGVFSMQRVAVEATLDTPAGYVRVTTTHLEYYSVEQRFAQIERLRELHREAASHARSDPPRNLSDAPFFNPPRGGPAILTGDLNCLPDADERKRLLAPIDAATPRYHDAWERVHGSAPRTPTVGVYDKMQWPGDPFVFDYILVSEDLCGCVKDVVVDSETDASDHQPMLLVLA
- a CDS encoding Ppx/GppA phosphatase family protein gives rise to the protein MFAAVDLGSNSFRMHIGTHDGSAIQVLKSMRDPIRLGAGLDSDGNLTEQAMKTALESLARFQEVLSAYQLDAVRVVATNTLRIAKNSAAFLPAAEKAIGYPIEVLSGEEEGRLIYLGVASTLPASHEGRLVIDIGGGSTELILGRGRAIEQVESFSIGTVPQTRSFFPDGRIDAAAFEAAILSARSYFEDGGPPFYASHWSRAYGSSGTIRAISEVIAKNAIGDGKLSYANLETLTQRLIACGHVDKVSLAGIKPERVPVLTGGLALLMGLMQELGIKSMTAVEAGLRMGVLWDLHLRATQHDRRELSVRDFMQRFHVDMNRANQVAHTAGVLFTQLKPTTDAYGKYVYWSGLLHEIGLAVSHTGYHKHGAYVVQNADLPGFTGRDQRLVSTLILAQKGNLRKVDEALSDSDFAKSVLALRLAVMFMHSRIPVDLSELQLKMKNKIEIDIRQDWISDHPTVSYWIGKERGFWDEVGVNFAVRTGE
- the ppk1 gene encoding polyphosphate kinase 1 — encoded protein: MKLVDSGNKAGANPSRADLFLNRELSQLAFNRRVLAQAEDRAIPLLERLRFLCIVSSNLDEFFEIRIASLLAQHRIDGTPPNMQAIERMSAECHDMVERQYAVLNQEILPSLAENGIHLLRHEARNAAQRAWVKNYFEREVRPILTPIGLDPAHPFPQVVNKSLNFIIELSGKDAFGRGTGIAIMKAPRVLPRVIQLPADISDNTTSFCLLSSVIHAHIADLFPDREVVAYSQFRVTRNSDLWLDEEEVKNLRQALQSELHSRHFGAAVRLEVARNCPAHLADFLLDQFSVDKHHLYAVDGPVNMVRLLELIGHVKQVPLHFPAFTPRIPQALAADDIFAHIKRQDVLLHHPFESFQSVVNFVRAAAHDPNVVAIKQTIYRTGMNSDLMESLIIAARRGKEVTVIVELMARFDEEANINWAERLESVGAQVVYGVVGLKTHAKLALVLRREEGSLRYYAHLGTGNYHPTTTKHYTDFGLLTASTPITTEVNEIFIHLTSLTKPKRLQHLWLAPFSLHKEFIKAIRRETAIARQGRPGRIIAKMNALQDESVIRALYAASAAGVKIDLIVRGACALRPGAKNLSENIRVRSIVGRFLEHTRIYYFRNDLAHDVYLSSADWMNRNLFRRIEVAFPIHDKALKKRVIDEGLRPYLKDNVNAWELDPEGRYHKRKSRSNTLAFGAQQHLAQSIGSIASDKVGVMDDGAVRLASPSWSVQQNEVKRF
- a CDS encoding CYTH and CHAD domain-containing protein, with protein sequence MKVHHDASRDHVEIELKLLFDPADEDALCKHSLLEKYAIEKPHLQELESIYFDTPDFHLRRQKASLRVRKTGSGWRQTLKGGGKVEAGLHQHNEWESDVNGPALDLAVLREMAGPASEWGKLLDAPALTERLAPVFATRVTRAVWNLRLPEGDDIEFAVDRGTIECGTVSEPISEIELELKSGEPSRLFRYALQLLDTVPLRIGNLNKAVRGYALRVPQELPIVKAAALALSGDMSIEHAFQIIAANCNAQIQGNEIGVLHGNDPESVHQMRVGVRRLRSALRLFGGVIQVPAQIREELGWLAAELGAVRDWEVLADFTLTSIVTASDEASGIDRLKSTAAAVAHDKREQAAVALRSPRYTRLMLTLSHWLLGAGWRDGIDASKHKELDAPVQAFAGNMLKHDHRRLRKRGRKLRGADAAKRHRMRIAAKKLRYATEFFQSLYPPRRVKRYVKSLARMQDELGRLNDAAVAQGLLPELKELHPELASDIEFARGYLACVSDSEARSLYVRWKRFKLIKAPYQA